One Solibacillus isronensis DNA segment encodes these proteins:
- a CDS encoding multidrug ABC transporter ATPase: MDIESVKNKDVLQLQQTIIFLKSEIAKYQNEISTLQSVDYYSMVNSLEQELSQLVNEKKELSLELMMLRKSFEKELSELHENIQLREEQRIKLITSIESLVEKKENLQKENKQLKETIEKTANTENPAARSENYIQAVEELDHLLRSFMNSNNEQLLSLRDTINQQHDLLKHIKDKNDEIHSTLEEMVQIKEPEHNNYSPTDEQTITRINLENQLQNLFIQATSFETELDEKLRILDEFDDKLLLLAIEIEKHKKGDI, from the coding sequence GTGGATATTGAAAGCGTGAAAAATAAGGACGTACTTCAATTACAGCAAACTATCATCTTTTTAAAATCAGAAATCGCAAAATATCAAAACGAAATATCCACCCTACAAAGCGTGGACTATTATTCAATGGTAAATAGTCTTGAGCAGGAACTGAGTCAGTTAGTAAACGAGAAAAAAGAACTTTCATTGGAATTAATGATGCTGAGGAAAAGTTTTGAAAAAGAGCTTAGCGAGCTGCATGAAAATATTCAATTACGTGAAGAGCAAAGAATAAAACTGATTACTTCCATTGAATCACTAGTGGAAAAAAAAGAAAACTTACAGAAAGAAAACAAACAATTAAAAGAAACAATCGAAAAAACAGCTAATACCGAAAATCCTGCTGCCCGTTCAGAAAACTATATACAGGCCGTAGAAGAACTGGATCATTTGCTGCGTTCTTTCATGAACAGCAACAATGAACAATTACTTTCTCTACGTGATACGATCAATCAACAGCACGATCTGTTAAAGCATATTAAAGATAAAAATGATGAAATTCATTCTACCCTTGAAGAAATGGTCCAAATAAAAGAGCCTGAACATAATAATTATTCTCCAACTGATGAACAAACGATCACCCGAATCAACCTTGAAAACCAGCTCCAAAATTTATTCATTCAAGCAACCAGTTTTGAAACAGAGCTTGATGAAAAACTACGTATACTGGATGAGTTTGATGACAAGTTACTATTGCTCGCCATTGAGATTGAGAAACATAAAAAAGGTGATATATAA
- the purD gene encoding phosphoribosylamine--glycine ligase yields the protein MNILVIGSGGREHAIAKQFNNAPSVQKVFVAPGNDGMKQDAQVVAIDALDFAALAQFVKENDVALTFVGPEQPLAEGIVDYFNEQGLVIFGPTKAAAKIEGSKSYAKEIMNKYNIPTAAHETFTEADKAVAYIKEQGAPIVIKADGLAAGKGVIVAMTEQEAIEAVEDMIGNQRFGDSSSRVVVEEFLDGEEFSFMSFVHKGQIYPMVIAQDHKRAYDGDKGPNTGGMGAYSPVPQISEDIVKVAYDTIVEPTVKAMDAEGVSFTGILYAGLILTAKGPKVIEFNARFGDPETQVVLPRMASDFGEFMMSLMNEQPYELQWKEEAMLGVVVAAEGYPGDVEKGNALPELSDIELPVFHAGTKLEGDRFIGNGGRVLLVASEAATLKEAQEKVYAELAKKGWTNFFFRKDIGWRTFK from the coding sequence ATGAACATTCTTGTAATCGGTAGTGGTGGTCGTGAGCATGCGATCGCGAAGCAATTCAATAATGCACCATCTGTACAAAAGGTATTCGTAGCACCAGGAAATGACGGAATGAAACAGGATGCACAAGTTGTTGCGATTGATGCACTAGATTTCGCAGCACTTGCACAGTTTGTAAAAGAAAATGATGTAGCTTTAACATTTGTAGGGCCAGAGCAGCCATTAGCAGAAGGAATCGTTGACTACTTCAATGAGCAAGGCTTGGTTATTTTCGGTCCAACGAAAGCAGCGGCAAAAATCGAAGGTTCGAAGTCTTATGCAAAAGAGATTATGAACAAATATAACATTCCGACGGCAGCGCATGAAACTTTTACGGAAGCGGATAAAGCGGTTGCTTATATTAAAGAGCAAGGTGCTCCGATTGTAATTAAAGCGGACGGATTAGCGGCCGGAAAAGGTGTCATTGTCGCGATGACAGAACAAGAAGCAATTGAAGCTGTGGAAGATATGATCGGCAACCAGCGTTTCGGGGATTCTTCGTCCCGTGTTGTTGTGGAAGAGTTCCTCGATGGTGAAGAATTCAGCTTCATGAGTTTTGTACATAAAGGGCAAATATACCCAATGGTCATTGCACAAGATCATAAACGTGCATATGATGGCGATAAAGGACCAAATACAGGCGGAATGGGTGCTTATTCACCAGTACCGCAAATTTCTGAGGACATTGTGAAAGTTGCGTACGACACAATCGTAGAGCCAACTGTAAAAGCAATGGATGCAGAAGGTGTATCATTCACTGGAATTCTGTATGCAGGCTTAATTTTAACTGCCAAAGGCCCCAAAGTAATTGAGTTCAATGCACGTTTTGGTGACCCGGAAACACAAGTTGTGTTACCACGTATGGCTTCAGACTTCGGTGAATTTATGATGAGCTTAATGAACGAGCAGCCATATGAGTTACAGTGGAAAGAAGAGGCTATGCTAGGGGTTGTTGTTGCGGCTGAAGGCTATCCGGGTGATGTGGAAAAAGGCAATGCACTTCCGGAACTTTCGGATATTGAACTGCCGGTATTCCATGCGGGGACAAAGCTTGAGGGCGACCGGTTCATCGGTAACGGTGGCCGTGTGTTGTTAGTGGCGTCAGAAGCAGCCACGTTAAAAGAAGCGCAGGAAAAAGTATATGCTGAACTTGCAAAGAAAGGATGGACGAATTTCTTCTTCCGCAAAGATATTGGTTGGAGAACATTTAAATAA